CTGGTTCTGCACTTTATGCGCGTCTTCGACTGGTCGCAGATTGCCGAGGCCCTGCAATCGGCCCCTGCCGATGCCTCACTGATCAACCCGTTCCACACCAGCAAAGTCGAGGACTTTAACCTGTGGTACTTTCTCATCGGCGTGTACGGTGCTGTGTACAGCACGCTTTCCTGGCAGGGCACACAGGGGTACAATGCCTCTGCCAAGAGCGCGCACGAGGCCAAAATGGCGGGGGTGCTGAGCAACTGGCGCGGTTTTCCGCAGAACATGATGCTACTGTTTCTGCCCATCTGCGCGTACACGGTCCTGCACCATGCTGCCTTTGCGGAACAGGCCGCGCAGGCGGAGCAGGTGTTGTCCGGCATAGCAAACAAGGCAGTGCGCAGCCAGCTGACCGTGCCAATGGCGTTGCTGCGCTTCATGCCGCAGGGTCTGCTGGGCGCATTCGTGGCGGTGATGTTGGCGGCCCTGGTGAGCACCGACGAGGCCTATCTGCATTCCTGGGGCAGCATCTTCATCCAGGATGTGCTGGTGCCGTGGCGCGGCAAACGTCTGGAGCCGCGCGAGCACATCAAGTGGTTGCGCCTGTCCATCCTGGGCGTGGCGGTGTTCAGCTTCTTTTTCAGCCTCTTGTTCAAGCAGAGTGAGTACATTCTGCTGTTTTTCGCCATCACTGGCGCCATCTACGCGGGTGGATCTGGGGCGGTGATCATCGGCGGCCTCTATTGGAAGCGCGGCACCACCGCCGCAGCCTGGAGCGCGCTCATCACCGGCTCCACAGTTGCGGTGGCCGGCATCGTCTTGCAGCAACTGATCCCGGATTTCCCCATCAATGGCCAGGTCTGCTGGTTCATCGCCATGGTGAGCTCGACGGTGGTCTACATCGTGGTCTCCTTGCTCCACCGCGGGCAGCCCTTCGACATGGACCGGCTGCTGCACCGCGGACGCTATCGGGTGGCGGAAGAGCACCAGGAGGCGGCTGCGGAGCCGCAGCGCGGATGGAAGGTGCTGGGCATGGGAAGAGAGTTCACCCGCGGCGACCGGGCGCTGTATATCGCCACCTACACCTGGACGGCCGTGTGGGTGGCCATTTTTGTCGCCGGCACCATCTACAACCTCACGCACAACGTGCCGGATGAGTCCTGGCTCACTTTCTGGCGGAGCTATTTGCTTATCGGCACGACGATCGCGGTGGTGGTGACCGTCTGGCTGGGGCTGGGAGGGCTCCGGGACGCGCGGGATATGCTCAACCGTTTGGCCACCATGAAGCGGGATGTCCATGATGACGGCACCGTGGAGCACACCCCGCGTGGCCAGTAAGCTGATCTTTCATGACAGGAGGAGCTGGCAGCGCCCGGCACTTGGGGGCGAGGTGCCACATGATTTCCTTGGCATTCGTACCGCAGAAGAGAAGCTGAAGAGGTGAGACCCATGGGTGCACTTGCACGCGCGAGTTCGGCTGTTGAGCTTATCTCCTTCTCCAACCGCACGAAGGAGGAGCGCCGCTTGCTGAAGCGTTTTGTCGACTTTCACTGGGAGCACTACCGCGACGACCCGCAATACGTTCCGCTCTTGGACTTTGAGTACTTGGGACTCAAGCTCCTTGGCATCCAGGGCTTTTTCGAGCCGCAGAACCTCTTCTTCAAGCACGCCGACATGCGCTTTTTCCTGGCGGTGCGTGATGGTCAGACCGTGGGGCGGTGCAACGCCTTTGTCAATCATCGCCACAACGAACGCTGGCAGGACCGGGTCGGCTTTTTCGGGCAGTTCGAATGCATCGACGACCAGAGCGTTGCCGACGCCCTACTGGATGCGGCTGCGGCATGGCTCAAGGAGCAGGGGATGGACACCATGCGCGGCCCCCAGAACCTGCCGGTCAACGAGGCCACTCCGGGACTGCTTACCGAAGGCTTCGATTCGCGCCCGGTCATGTACTACCATTACAACAAGCCCTTCTACGAACGCCTGCTGACCACCGCCGGCTTTGCGCCCATCAAGAGGGTCAAATCCTGGGAAGTGGCGGTCATGAACCCGATGGAAGAGAAGCTTGTGCGCGTGGCTGAGAGGGTCATCGAGCGCTATGGAGTGACCATCGAGACCTGGGACCAGCGGCCGCTGGCGGTGCGCAAGAGGGAGATGCTGGAGATCTACAACGATGCCTGGCACGACAATTTTGGCTTCGTGCCCTTCACCGAGGAAGAGTTCGATAAGATCATCGACGACATGCAGCTCATCATGGACAAAGGGCTGTTCATCTTCGTCTACGTGCGGGGCGAGCCGGCAGGCTTCTTTGGGGGTGTGCCCAACATCACCGAACGCATGCGTCCCCTCTCCTGGTGCCGTCGCTGCGAACTGCTGCGGGCGGCCCGCATGTTGCTCACCAAGGGGAAAACCACGGGGTTCCGGCTCGGTTACCTCGGCGTGAAGCAGAAGTTTCGTCGCCTGGGACTGGATGGGGTAATGCTCTGGCAGCAGAAAATCTACGCGCAGAAGAAGGGCTACCAGTACTGTGACATGGGATGGGTGCTCGAAGACAACGTGATGGTGATCCGCCTGGTAGAAATGATGGGCGGCATCCC
This genomic window from Calditrichota bacterium contains:
- a CDS encoding sodium:solute symporter, with product MNLTTLDWAIVAGMFLFTAAVVLVSRSYMRSVADFLAAGRTAGRYVISVSQGMAALGAITVVATFEMNYYAGLPMTWWGFMMSPVVVIITVTGWVVYRFRQTRALTMAQFFEMRYSRRFRIFAGTLAFVSGIINFGIFPAVGARFFIYFCGLPQSVSIAGISVPTFPLTMAVLLSMSLTFVFAGGQIAVIITDFVQGLFANVVFVALVLHFMRVFDWSQIAEALQSAPADASLINPFHTSKVEDFNLWYFLIGVYGAVYSTLSWQGTQGYNASAKSAHEAKMAGVLSNWRGFPQNMMLLFLPICAYTVLHHAAFAEQAAQAEQVLSGIANKAVRSQLTVPMALLRFMPQGLLGAFVAVMLAALVSTDEAYLHSWGSIFIQDVLVPWRGKRLEPREHIKWLRLSILGVAVFSFFFSLLFKQSEYILLFFAITGAIYAGGSGAVIIGGLYWKRGTTAAAWSALITGSTVAVAGIVLQQLIPDFPINGQVCWFIAMVSSTVVYIVVSLLHRGQPFDMDRLLHRGRYRVAEEHQEAAAEPQRGWKVLGMGREFTRGDRALYIATYTWTAVWVAIFVAGTIYNLTHNVPDESWLTFWRSYLLIGTTIAVVVTVWLGLGGLRDARDMLNRLATMKRDVHDDGTVEHTPRGQ